CGTACAGAGAGAGACTGGGGTTTGGTCGCCGATGTCATCGGGGTTCTGGATGCAGCAGTCGAACAGTTTGACGACAGAGTCGCTCTGCAGGCGCGCGACGTTTTGAAGCTCCTCCAAGCAATTGAAAAGGACCCAAAGACACTACAAGGCGACAAGTTTCACTTCACGATACCTTACTTTGGAATTATTTCCATTGCGCGAAAGAGCTATACTGGGGACAAGGGCGACGGCCAACAAATGGCCAGCAGAGATGGTGAGAACGCCGACCAATTTGTGTCTCAAGGGACGGCGTTCCACCTGGACTATTCGCCGACCTTTATGACGACGATTGACTTTATGGGGCCGAGCACGACGGCTGATGTCGACGAACTGATGCAACAGTGGCTGGTGGAAGACATGTAACAATACCTGGGTATTATTCTGCGGAAGACTAGGATTCAGCTCAATATGGACAACTCTTTGGTCACTAGGACTCAAAGTCTAGAGGGTGTGTGCATCATTCAATCCCTAGtcacttttctctttttcttcattttttttgTCTTACGTCTACATTATCTTTAGTCGGCGCACTGGACTTAACAATGCAGCCATTGGAAGTCATGCCAAGCAAAAGAGTGCTGTTTCTATGACTACATAAGTAATGTGAGAAATAAGCAGATGCCCAGGAGAATAGAAATAAAGATCACAACTGTTTGCTTTCTGCACGTATGGAATTCGTCATTGCCTAGGGCCTTTCCAAGGTACACGATGAAACCGAGAAACGCCCATGACTGTAGGCACTGTTTCAAGGCTCTTAGAAGTGAGTCGGGATTCGCCTATTCGTATTCAAATAGTGCCTCTTCAGGAACTAGTTAGACCCGCTCGCAACTTCGATATCTACTTGAAATCCCACGACGTTTAGTTCGTGTCGAACTACCTATCTCGGAAATTCTAGGCGAGAACTCACATACAAAAGCGTCACTATTAGCGTGAATGTATACAATGCCAATGGTTCCTGGGGAACCGTGTCCTTATTCCGCAGGCGACATCCCACGTTGAGCTGTGTGCGTGCGTAAAGAAGAGGCTCTCTTCCCCGGCATCAATTATAGccggaagaaaaaagaacttCCGCGGCGAAGTTGAAAACGGATGATTTTACTTGGCATTCAATCTTACAGGGTCGTCTCACTGTTATCAGCCCACGCCGTAGTAAAGGATGGCCGAAAGGAGCCTTTTGGTGAGTTCCCGATCCCAAGAGCCTCTTGTAAAACCCCCACCCAAACTTTCGGGAGTTATTAGACCTGGTAACAAATCATCTTTCTCCAAGTCTGCCGGGGAAGGCAAAGAAAACGAATGCGAAATATGACGAATAATGAGTATGTGCTGGTATGATCTGTAGCGCCGGAAAACCCCCCTCGCTATTCCGAATCTGAATTAAAAAAGGAATCAATGGGATATTACTGTTGGATGATAGAGTATGCTACATAAGGGGGCTTAGTTGAAGAAGCCTGTATATCGGTTGCCGACAGTCATTGTATTACTGATCTTATTGCCTCCGGGAAGGGAATCTGGATTTTTTGGAGATACCAGGGGGTAACTATACAGCCATATGTCCACATAGATACTTTGCGCGTGAATATCCATTGTGCAGTCGAGATGTTGTGAGATCACAAAACCTACCACATTCGAGATGATACTGCATGGCACTGCTGTATGCAGCGCTTCAACTAATGTCATTCAAGGCTTTCGTCCAGGGCTATGATTCGGAGCAGCTCCGCGTGTAAATGAAGCAAAACTTAAGAGTGTGTTCCGGCGCCGGCACTGGGGCTCCGTAGGACGAGTAAGCTCATCTTGAAAAACTAAATATAGGTGTGCCACTACATCGTGCATGCTCGTAGACAAAGCTGGAGATTAGTATTCCTCAGCCCTGTTTGTCCTCCCGATAAGGCGCATCTCCCAGAAATACTAATTCATATCTGAGAAAGGACGGGAAATATTACGGAGTTAGTAACGGGGGATCATTAGACTCAGCCGTCGGGCTTATGCCACCCTGTCGACGGACCaatctttatttttatttttattcCTTCATATTTCTATTCACTCACCATCTTTATTCTTGTTCTTATACTATTGTCCATCCTCTGGTCTGCCAATGGCGCAAGCATTCCTACATCTTGTACGAGTATTGGCCATCCCATCTAATCAATTTTTCTGGTGTCCCATTGATGGTATTAAATTTTCCGTCTCCGTCTGTTTCAAGCCGCATGACTTCCATGGCTAACCCGTTCGAAAGCGTCGCAGCGTAACTAGGGGCACGCTAGATGTCTTCAACCGCCAGATTGACAGAAACAAAGCACAAACGTTGGCCTGATCACTCATCGCCTCGCTCTTATCAGATGTCGAGgtatagtatttatatacATCTTTTATCATCCAATCTCTATTCGTGCCCCTCATGTAATCACGAGAACGAGCACGAGCGCGGAGCCGCACCAAGACCTCAGCCTCAATGTTAGGCCCCGTGTCAGCATTCAAAATCCACACAAGGGGTAATTCCCATGGATTATCACTGCTAGTGTCTCCCAGCACTATGTCTGCTACCAAACGACAGTCGGCCAAGCCGCCGAACAGCGCCGCTTTGCCCCTGTGTCATAAAATTAGCACGGCAGACTAGTTCTTAGCTGTCACTAACTATAGCTGCTCAAAGTGGACTTCCGACTGCCGATCGGTGTCAAACGCAGTGGGGAGAGAGGTGCTGTTTCTATCTGTCCGACCAATTGATCTGGTTCATCTTTGATGATCAGGACCGCTGGGCAATGGCCACAGTAAGCCGGCTGTGGCCCCGTTCATCACGGAGGCTGGCCTTTACGGGCAAACGTCCAGCTGGCTGTCAGAGATCGGCGGAGTTGTGCTGTCACGATCTGCGCAGATGCCTCTTGCATGTCCCGTCTAGGCAGGACGTGATGGACGAGACGGTCTGGAAATGACAGCTAGGGCTTCTAGTAGGGCCATCGGCCCGATGGGGGGCATGAACTGCTTGGGCTGAATGGGATGACTAGGGATCGAGCGGTAAGATGAGCAAAGTTCTTTATATAGATGGCGATGTTATTCTAGTGAGCACTTCTGACGGCTTGATCACGCGGTCAAGGTGGTCGTAACCAGCCACCAAGGTATTGATTGCTTCTTTAATACGGGCAGCGTCTCGTTATCCATTCCTTTTTGCAGTATCCTTTTTGATACTCTCGTTTCCTGTCACTCATTTCTCGCCATGTTGAAGTCACTGGCCTTTGTGGCCACCCTTCTGGGCGCCGTCACGGCCTCGCCAACATTGGCCCGCCATGAGGACCGATCACTCCAGCCTCGAGCCAACACATCCTTCTGGTATGCTGCCATGGACCACACCGGCCAGTACAAAGGCTATGCTCCCCACGCCCCGAGTCCCAGCTCTTACAACGTCTTCGTTTCTGTAAatgctggcgatgctggctCTCTCCAGAGTGCCATCGACTCtgccggcagcagcaaccgaCAGAACGAATGGCTGGCATCTCAGCCCCGAGTTGTGTATATTCCCCCGGGAACTTACACACTTTCAAAGACGCTCAACATGCGCACCGACACCATCCTCATGGGCGATGCCACTAACcctcccatcatcaaggctGCGTCTGGCTTCAGCGGCAACTACCTTGTCAACGGCCAGGATCCCTCCACAGGCGTCTCCGGCGAGCTCTCGTTTGCAGTTGGTTTGAAGAACTTGGTCCTGGACACCACGGCCGTTAGCGGAACCTCTAGTATCTCTGCCCTTTACTGGGGTGTTGCCCAGGCTGCTCAGCTGCAGAATGTCAAGATTGTTCTTGCGCCCtccagcggcggcaagggcCACACTGGTATCCAGCTTGGTCGTGGATCTACTCTTGGTCTTGCCGATGTGCGAATTGAGAACGGCCAGAACGGTATCTGGCACAATGGTCACCAGCAAGCTCTGTACAAGAGCATCTACTTTTACAAGAACACGATTGGCATGCTGATTAGCGgaggcaacaccatcactcTGCTGAACCCGACCTTTGATACTGTCGGCACTGGTGTTTCCAACACTGGCGGCAGCCCCTTTGTCGGTATTGTCGATGCCAAGTCGATCAACTCGGGCGTCACCTTCACCACTACCGTCTACCCTTCAATCGTCATCGACAACCTGACCAAGGACACCAGCTCcgatgtcgtcgtcctccGCGGCACAACTGCTCTTAAGTCGTCCAGCAAGATTGTCAACTACAGCTACGGAAACACCGTCGGCCGCAGCCCCATCTTCGGCGCCGTCTCCGGCACCACTGCCCGTCCAGCCGGCGTTGCCCCCGGCGGCCGCATCCCCGCCGTTGTTGTGCCCAACTACGCTCAAAACCCAGTCACTGACTTTGTCAACGTCAAGGATCCCAGCCAGAACGGCGGGCAAACGGTCAAGGGCGATGGCAGCACCGATGATTCGGCCGCCCTCAACAAGGTGCTCCagtttgctgctgctaacAACAAGATTGCCTACTTCCCCTTTGGCGACTACCGCGTCCTGTCCACTCTCGTGGTTCCCGTTGGCTCTCGGCTTGTTGGCGAGGCTTGGGCAACCATCTCCGGTggcggcagcttcttcaaggacgCCTCCAACCCCAAGCCCGTCGTTCAGGTCGGTAACGCCGGCGACGTCGGCGTTGCCCAGCTGCAAGATTTCCGCTTCACCGTCTCCGATGTGCTCCCcggcgccatcatcgtcgagtTCAACGCCGCTGGAAGCAATGCTGGCGATGTTGCGCTGTTCAACTCGCTCATCACCGTTGGTGGAACTCGCGGTGCCGATGGCCTGACCAACACTTGCGGCAAGGCCAATGCTGAGTGCCAGGCTGCTTTCCTCGGCCTCCACTTCACCAAGACCTCGTCAGCCTACGTCGAGAACACCTGGAACTGGGTTGCCGACCACATCACCGAGGGCTTCAGCGGCGGCTCCAACATTGCCGCCAAGGGAGGCGCCTTGGTCGAGTCGACCAAGGGAACCTGGCTGCATGGTCTCGGCAGCGAGCACTGGTGGCTGTACCAGCTCAACCTTCGCTCTGCCAGCAACGTTGttgtctctctcctccagagcGAGACCAACTACGACCAGGGTGACAACACTCAGCAGGTTCCTCCTGCTCCCTGGAAGGTCGATGTCAACGGCTGGGGTGATCCCGATTTCTCCTGGTGTGACAGCACTGCCCGTTGCCACATGGGTCTTGCCAACTATGTCCAGGGCGGCTCCAACATCTACTACTTCGGCTCTGCCTCTTGGGCTTTCTTCAGCGGTCCAGGATACCAGGGTTGCGCTTCTGGCGGTTACCAGTGCCAGGGTAAGTTGACATATACTACTCCGGATAGACATTATAAGAGGACATTTTGCTAACATTTGTGATAGACTACATGCACGTCATTAAGACTGCTCCTACCAACCTCCAGATGTACGGCATGTGCGCCAAGGACACCAGCGTCGCTCTTCGCCTGGCCAATGGTACCAACATCAATGCCCAGCCCGACTTCACTGGAGGCTGGAGCCCTGGTAGCGATGTTGGCCGCTACACCACCTAGATATCGACATAGGAAAGGACCTTCTAACAGAGGAGACATGATGTATATATGTTAATGTTGGTTTGCATATAGTATTAATTTCATAGCAATATACCAGGATTATCCCATGTATTGCTCTTTTAGAGCTTCATTGCGTGCAGATGGCATCATGcctgtgttgtgttgtgtctCTACGTGGCTCGTTGTTATTTCCATGTTATTTCACGTGGGAGTCTATTATCTGCATACTACATGCACGCCCATATAAATGGAAATGACAGATAGGTGAAATATTACACATGTCAAATTAAGGTTCTCTCCCTGCTAATGCATATAATCATCCACCATTCTTCCTTTTGAGTAAGGCGTCAGCAGCTGAATGTATCGTTTAGTTAATACGAGCCGGACGAAAATAATACTGCGGAGCTCCCATTATTTGCGATTAGTGGCTGTACGAGACGCATGTAAATATAAAGACAGGCGTCGCTGCGTAAGCCAACGAAAGATTCCATTCTTCATCCATTACACCGGTTTAGCAAGACTTTTCAAGTTTATTAGCACTTTTAGCCACTTGTAGCTATGGTAACTGCTTCGGCTTCGTCTCTGGACGACATTACGAATGATGATCTTCGCGGCTGGGTGGAACTTATAAGGCAAATACGAGCAACTGCCGACGCAAGCATtaagaaggaagaagcagaaggcGTGTCCTTTGATCAACGAGTCTTTGACGACTATCCTTTCATCAAGGCGCCCGCATCACAGGATGCCATTCAGCAGCAGGAAGCGACACTCCAAGCGACACTGCCAGATGACTACAAGCAATTCCTCCAGGTCACGAATGGTACAGGATGGACTGGCATTGGCTGGATACCGTCGTTGTGTGGTGTTGAACAACTGCAGTGGGAGCAAGCGGATGCTGTAGGATTTGAATCACTGCGCGTGGAGACTTTCCCGCCTAGTGTGACGTCTCTTGAGGAGACGATATCGTTGACCAGCGACGAGTTTGATGAAGCTCCTCCGCTGGAGCGAGTATTGAGAATcagcgatgaagatgaggatacTATTGTCTTTTTACTAGAGCCCGAGTATATACGAAAGACGTGGTTGTGGTTGGCCGGAAAGAGAGGGATTGAAGTTAAAGACGCGCCAGGCCAGTGGCTGTAAGTTCCTGACAACTGTCTCAAAGCCATCTATCTTCCTAATTCCCTAAGATGCTAACTCGCTGCCCTCAGCTTATTCGTGTTTGTACCTTGGATGGCAAGCACCAAAGTGCATCCCACCTTTGAAGGATATATGCGAACCAGAGTCAGGACCATCAAGGCGTGATTGAACAAGGCCTCAGATAAAAATTCCCAACAATATATCTTGAACAGCTATCAACTGATGATGAACCATCGCTCGTATCAAAAGATCTCTGTAGTTGTTACACTTGTCTAGCTTTGAACAGCTAGCGCCGAGTTGCTGAACTAGCAAGTGATACAATCTCATGAGTTTGAACACATCTCATGACTGCAAGCTGCTGACAGATGCGCCTTAGATTTGGCATGTGAATTTGTCAGCCGACACATTCCGGCAGTTGATGCCAGATAACTGAATTCTCAATAATTGTATTTAAATAAATCGCCTGGGAATTctcttttaaaaaaattagaaaagaaaagagctaATGAACAGGTCTCTTAACTGGCATAGCATTCTGATTCTCACAATAACAGCGGCTGGCAAGAATGGAGCAAATATCCGGAATAATTGAGCGGGGTCTTCCCAACGCCGTCGTCTACGATCTCACAACGCCAAACCAAGTTACAGTCACGCTCCCATCAAGATCAACCTGGTCCAGCGGCCTTCACTGGCACGAAACCCACACAGAATACCTCAAGGTCATCAAAGGCAGCATAAAAGTCCGCCTAGGGGACACCGAGCAAATCATAACCGCGAGTAAAACGAACCAGCCTGAAATCAAGGTTGAGCGATACGAATGGCACGAATGGCAGCGAGCGCAACTagacggagaagaagtcaTCGTTATTGAGAGGACAGACCCAGAGGATGGCGAAAAGGCCCTGTTTTTCTGGAATCTCAATGGAATCATTCTGAATGCAGGGAGAGTTATAAGTACGAATGTGCCGGggttctccttcttccctgCGACGATAAAGGACTTGATCATCGACTTTTGGATCACGTTTAACCTCTTTATCGTGTTTCACTCTTTGGACAACTTCCCGGTCATTCTAAGCACGACGAAGTTCTGGAACGGAAAAGGATCGCGCGCAAAGGCGGGTCCGTCGGCAGATTGGTTTGTATCTCATGTATTGTTGTCGCTTGCTTCTTGGGCAGGTCGCATTTTTGGATTGCGGGCTGTGAGGCCAGAGTATACGCCTGCTCAGCATTATCAGCGCTGGAAGTCACATAATTATCTCGAAAAATCGAAGGAGTCTTGATGAGTGGTGTGCTTTTAGTTTGGTAATGCGATAATGCGATGTATATGGATGTATATCGGTCTGCAGGTGAGAGATGAGCGCTCTATTTGGGAATAAGAGATGATATTCTCTAACGGGTTATACAAAAAGATTTATATGTACATAGTTGTATTAAATGCCATCAGGTTCATGTTTCAATTCGATGCTTCGTCGAAGAATTCTTATGCCTGCACTACTGGAATGCTCTATGAATTATTGATTCCCCGCTGGATTTAAGCTTACCATTGTGCATGTTGATCTCCTGGAGCTGACtggatgttttgttttgtacCTGCATCTTTGTGAAACAGGAGCAATACAAATGGAGCACGTTCATGCCTACACCTTTCTGCTGATCTTTGTCGTCTCGTCAAAAGGTGtgctcagcttcttttcctgcGTACATCTACTTTCAACGGATGGGAGAAGATCAATGGCACTGTTTCATTGAACGTTTGCCGCGTCCCCAGATTATTAATTAACCGGCAGATTGACCCTCTTTCTCTTGAATTATCCGTTTAACAAGTGAGAGTTCCCATAGTCTATGGACTCTCATGACGCAACATGCACACATAAGTCCCTGTATGCATCGTCCCAGAATTATGGAGCTTCAATGTTACCGTACACTTGAGAGGATGATCCCCGCTACCACACAAGACACGAGCAGGTACGATTTCCTGATTTCTTGCATCCTGTGTCTTTTAATCCAGTGCGACATGATGAGAATATCAGGTAATTGAGATTCTAAACACCCAAATAATGGAGCTCAACATTCCCGATGTTATCTCCAGTTGGAGCGCTTCATTTCCAACCTAACTGTACGGGGGAACTGGTAGTTTCCGCGATGGGGCTCATCTGCATGAAGTTTCAAAAATCCCTTGCCCAGGCAAGATCGCGATTGGTGACACGAGAAATCGTGGGGAAACCTCTGCCGGGAGAAGCGGCATTTCAGAGTCCGGGGGTCATGCCATGGTTTCCAACCCAATGAAGTCATTCGCATCCCCCCAGAGGTAACCTGCGATGACCAACACAAATCACTACTGCATCGGGTGATCGACACAATTATGACTGCATTTGCCTTTTTACCAGAACGCGAGCCGTGTAACAATGGCCGAGCTTTGTTCCGGACCCCTCATTGATGTCTCACACGAGGCAAGCATGGTTGAGAATTTAGACATAAAAGCAGCAAGGAATGGCGGCAGGAAGGGAGGATTGCGCCTGTCATTCGGTGGCCTTTCGAAGACGCCTTGCAAGGGTTCTGCTGGAGCTTAGCTCATGGCCTCTGTAACTTTTAAGATCCAATTGCCATCAGAGAAAAGTATTCAACTATTGTcaaaaacaagaggaaaCCTCGTATCTCAGTCATGAGATCCATGAGGCCTCTCCTTACCGCGCTCGGCATCTTTGCGGGCGCGGCAGTGGCGACCACAGAAAGTACCAGCAAAGCATCAATTCACGATCTTGCCCTACAGAAATGGACAGTGACGAATGAGTACGGCAACATCACCGTGCCGGGCAAGTTCCCTTCGCAAGCTCATCTGGATCTTCATGCAGCTGGTGTGATTGGTGAGTCGAGTCAAAGCATACGATTGCCCACTTTGGATTATACTAACGGGGAAACCCATAGATGAACCGTGAGATATCCTTCTGAATGGCTTTTGAGGCCAATTGAAGAACCGAAACTGATGTGATGATACTAGAAACAATGGCCTGAATGACTTCGACCTGCGATGGATTGCGGCTCAGAACTGGACATATACCAGCAAGCCAATTAGCGGACTGTGAGTTTACCTCAGTTTAGTAGAGAATGGATCGACCAGAACAGTTATGCTAACAGTGAGTCTAGGAGTAAACATTCGGACATAGCTACGTGGCTAGTGTTTGATGGCCTGGATACATACGCAACTGTCAAGTTTTGTGACCACATTGTTGGAACACCAGATAACCAGTTCCGACAATGGTTTTATGATGTCTCGTCAGCCCTTGCTAGTTGCAAGAGTGACCCTGTTCTCAGCATCAACTTTGGCAGCGTGCCTCGCAtcatcaatgccatcaacGCAAGCGATGAAGTCCAGCGTAAGTCATATATCACGGCTCTCAAGAAATCTATGTTAACTCTTGGACTATATAGACTGGCCAGCTTCAGTGGTTTATCCATTCGAGTATCCAAACCGTCAATGGGTCCGCAAGGAACAGAATGACTTTGGATGGGATTGGGGCCCAGCTTTCTCTCCAGTAGGACCTTGGCAGCCGGGCCGCATCGTCCAGCTTAGCAAAGGTGGCGAGCTGTACTCTCTCAACACCGACATTGACATCTTCCGCAAAGGCCAGTTCAACAACTTTGCTCCTGACCAGACAGCTCCGTGGGTGGTAAACGCGAGTCTCGATTTCCTGGGAACTCTGCCAAAGCATGCCTCCATGTCGGTCGTCATTACTGATGCCAGTGACAGTCGCTCAGTATTGTACTCGGGCAAACTGGAGGGAGTGACACAGTCCGACATGACCGTCACTGGTTCTGTGACAATAGATGCCCACAAACCCAAGCTGTGGTGGCCTCGAGACATGGGCAATCAGCAGCTATACAACATAAAAGTCTCTGTCAGCAGCGCAGGGTCTAAGACACCTATTCTTGTCTCTCAGCGGCGTGTTGGTTTCCGAACTATCTTGTTCAGCTCAGGAAATATTACAGATGCGCAAATCGCCAGCGGTATCACCCCGGGAAACAACTGGCATTTTGAGATCAACGGCCATGAGTTTTATGCCAAGGGTGCCAATCTTATCCCTCCTGATGCTTTTTGGCCACGAGTCACCTCGGATAGAATGAATCGCCTATTCGACTCAGTTGAGTCGCAGAATTTCAACATGCTGCGCGTGTGGTCCTCGGGTACATACTTGCCCGACTGGATCTACGACATTGCTGATGAGCGCGGTGTATTGCTTTGGAGCGAGTTCCAGTTCAGCGATACCTTGTATCCAGACAGCGAGGATTTCAAGGCCAATGTTGTTGGTGAGATTACTTACAACGTCCGTCGGTTGAACCACCATGCCTCTTTGGCGTGCTGGATGGGTGGCAATGAGTTTGAGAACTTGATGCTGCCCATAGCTCAGGGCGCCGATCCTGCAACTTACCCATACGTCCTAGGCCAGTATGAGAACCTCTTCATTACTACACTATTCAATGTTTTAGCTGCAAACAGCCATTCCATCTCGTACAGTCCTTGCAGTGCAAAcaatggctggctggagatTGATCTTGATCTTCCCGTGCCTATTGTTGAGCGGTACTACAACACTACTAGCGGACACATCTACGGCGACACAGACTTTTACAATTACGACACATCAGTTTCCTTTGATACCTCTGCATATCCAGTTGGTCGCTTCGCCAACGAATTTGGCTTTATCAGCATGCCCAGCATTCAGACATGGCAACAAGCCGTTGATCCTGACGAACTCTCCTTCAACTCCACAACGGTCATTTTACGAAACCATCACTACCCAGCTGGTGGACTGACCAGAAATATTCACAACAGCACTTTGGGCCAAGTCGAAATGACATTGGCTGTTGAGCGGTACTATCCGACTCCCGACAAGACCGATCCCGTGGCCAATTTTAGCTCCTGGTGCCACGCTACCCAGCTGTTCCAAGCAGACATGTACAAATCTGAGATTCAATTCTACAGACGTGGCAGCGGCCTGCCAGAGAGACAACTTGGCTCCTTGTATTGGCAGCTCAACGATATTTGGCAAGCCCCGACCTGGGCTGGTCTTGAGTACGACGGACGGTGGAAAGTATTACCATATGTTTCTCGCAGGACTTATGAGCACGTCATTGCGTCTGCTTTCTGGAACTACACGGCGAACGAGTTGGAGATCTGGGTGACGTCTGATCTCTGGGAGCCCGTGTCTGGTGAGGTATCATTGACTTGGGTTGATCTGAAAGGCAAGCCTATTGCAAACAACGCGGGCATGGCGAAATCGACCAAGTTTAACGTGGGcgccatcaacaccacacaGATCATCTCAGCCAACGTGAAATCGGATCTCAAGATCCCAGACACCAGTGACGCTGTTTTGGTCATCGAACTTACAGCCCACGGCAAACTCCCCAACGCAGCCAACAGCAAGACCACAACCTTTACTCACCACAACCACTTCCTCCCTGTGTGGCCTAATCAAGCCAAGGTGTCAGATCCCAAGCTACACTTGTCATACAACAAGTCTACAAAGAAGTTTACTGTGGAAGCTACGGCTGGTGTGTCTCTCTATACTTGGCTGACGCACCCAGCTGGTGTTTTGGGCTTCTTTGACGATAATGCATTTGTTTTGAGAcctggcgagaagaaggaggttggATTTACTCTTCAGCAAGATACTACAGGGGGGAAGTGGACTGAACAGGTGACGGTGGAGAGCTTGTGGGATTTGACCACGCCATGATTAGTCGAGATAATTGTATAGGTTACAGATTATATGACTTTCATCATTGTACGCAAATTAGGTGACTTGTTATGGCAATGGCTGTGATTAAAGTAAACATCGTATTATAGAAACTTTGCGCTGCTCCATCTGCTCAAACATCTATTGCCCTGGTGCTTTCTTTGAAGTGTATACAGTCTCAGAATCGCCCGACTGTGATTTAAACGTAATGGTTTCATCTTCGTTGATGATTATCTCCGTAACTTTaccttcatcctcctctctcaAGATGTGCTGCTTAAATCCTGCTGTTTCTTCCGTCTCATACAACCTATTACTCGTCGCCTTCGCAACAGCTACCGTCGCCAAGGTAGCAGGCACGGCTAAAACAGGACCACCCGAGATCACTGCAATCGGGGCCAAGAGCATCCCAGCCTGATAAATGAGCTCGGGTGAAACGCCcttctcaatggcatcaaatgcGCCGCGAAAGTTTTGCGGGTTGCTGTAGTAGAGCGTCTTCATGTCTTGACTATACCAGGAGATGAACCACCAGTCGCGGCCTGTGGTGAAGAAGCCGGTGTTGTATTCAACTTTGAGGGATTCAGTAGAAGAGTCGCCGGCGGGGATGGCGGCCCATTCTTTGCGGTGCTTGTAGACGTCGCTGTATTTGTGGACGAGGGAGATGCCGACGATGGGCTTGGAGGTGTTGT
Above is a genomic segment from Trichoderma breve strain T069 chromosome 6, whole genome shotgun sequence containing:
- a CDS encoding pectate lyase superfamily protein domain-containing protein, coding for MLKSLAFVATLLGAVTASPTLARHEDRSLQPRANTSFWYAAMDHTGQYKGYAPHAPSPSSYNVFVSVNAGDAGSLQSAIDSAGSSNRQNEWLASQPRVVYIPPGTYTLSKTLNMRTDTILMGDATNPPIIKAASGFSGNYLVNGQDPSTGVSGELSFAVGLKNLVLDTTAVSGTSSISALYWGVAQAAQLQNVKIVLAPSSGGKGHTGIQLGRGSTLGLADVRIENGQNGIWHNGHQQALYKSIYFYKNTIGMLISGGNTITLLNPTFDTVGTGVSNTGGSPFVGIVDAKSINSGVTFTTTVYPSIVIDNLTKDTSSDVVVLRGTTALKSSSKIVNYSYGNTVGRSPIFGAVSGTTARPAGVAPGGRIPAVVVPNYAQNPVTDFVNVKDPSQNGGQTVKGDGSTDDSAALNKVLQFAAANNKIAYFPFGDYRVLSTLVVPVGSRLVGEAWATISGGGSFFKDASNPKPVVQVGNAGDVGVAQLQDFRFTVSDVLPGAIIVEFNAAGSNAGDVALFNSLITVGGTRGADGLTNTCGKANAECQAAFLGLHFTKTSSAYVENTWNWVADHITEGFSGGSNIAAKGGALVESTKGTWLHGLGSEHWWLYQLNLRSASNVVVSLLQSETNYDQGDNTQQVPPAPWKVDVNGWGDPDFSWCDSTARCHMGLANYVQGGSNIYYFGSASWAFFSGPGYQGCASGGYQCQDYMHVIKTAPTNLQMYGMCAKDTSVALRLANGTNINAQPDFTGGWSPGSDVGRYTT
- a CDS encoding SMI1 / KNR4 family (SUKH-1) domain-containing protein translates to MVTASASSLDDITNDDLRGWVELIRQIRATADASIKKEEAEGVSFDQRVFDDYPFIKAPASQDAIQQQEATLQATLPDDYKQFLQVTNGTGWTGIGWIPSLCGVEQLQWEQADAVGFESLRVETFPPSVTSLEETISLTSDEFDEAPPLERVLRISDEDEDTIVFLLEPEYIRKTWLWLAGKRGIEVKDAPGQWLLFVFVPWMASTKVHPTFEGYMRTRVRTIKA
- a CDS encoding glycosyl hydrolases family 2 domain-containing protein yields the protein MRSMRPLLTALGIFAGAAVATTESTSKASIHDLALQKWTVTNEYGNITVPGKFPSQAHLDLHAAGVIDEPNNGLNDFDLRWIAAQNWTYTSKPISGLSKHSDIATWLVFDGLDTYATVKFCDHIVGTPDNQFRQWFYDVSSALASCKSDPVLSINFGSVPRIINAINASDEVQHWPASVVYPFEYPNRQWVRKEQNDFGWDWGPAFSPVGPWQPGRIVQLSKGGELYSLNTDIDIFRKGQFNNFAPDQTAPWVVNASLDFLGTLPKHASMSVVITDASDSRSVLYSGKLEGVTQSDMTVTGSVTIDAHKPKLWWPRDMGNQQLYNIKVSVSSAGSKTPILVSQRRVGFRTILFSSGNITDAQIASGITPGNNWHFEINGHEFYAKGANLIPPDAFWPRVTSDRMNRLFDSVESQNFNMLRVWSSGTYLPDWIYDIADERGVLLWSEFQFSDTLYPDSEDFKANVVGEITYNVRRLNHHASLACWMGGNEFENLMLPIAQGADPATYPYVLGQYENLFITTLFNVLAANSHSISYSPCSANNGWLEIDLDLPVPIVERYYNTTSGHIYGDTDFYNYDTSVSFDTSAYPVGRFANEFGFISMPSIQTWQQAVDPDELSFNSTTVILRNHHYPAGGLTRNIHNSTLGQVEMTLAVERSWCHATQLFQADMYKSEIQFYRRGSGLPERQLGSLYWQLNDIWQAPTWAGLEYDGRWKVLPYVSRRTYEHVIASAFWNYTANELEIWVTSDLWEPVSGEVSLTWVDLKGKPIANNAGMAKSTKFNVGAINTTQIISANVKSDLKIPDTSDAVLVIELTAHGKLPNAANSKTTTFTHHNHFLPVWPNQAKVSDPKLHLSYNKSTKKFTVEATAGVSLYTWLTHPAGVLGFFDDNAFVLRPGEKKEVGFTLQQDTTGGKWTEQVTVESLWDLTTP